A genomic segment from Eisenibacter elegans DSM 3317 encodes:
- a CDS encoding M28 family metallopeptidase codes for MTSSSFEPISRLSRAWSYRLLLICALMGTLNGYCQQTSSSLSPEIDRQEMETLLTFLAADAMRGRATGSPELDQAAQYIHQYFQAQGLQAHFQSFAKIDKNALQAQVLIGDRSLDEERWALLSSFPEMRFQAAEACLTIIDGNLTQAEDTWLTFWRECLAQSQHPEMHVQEITAPQLVVVAPHLADFFHNIIKAEVNAQSLVPSPLTALLVVLATPVEAQELYCQLSQPQGLRLHNVIGRLEGQEPAKGSVIFSAHYDHIGILPPNAAGDSIANGADDDASGVVAVMLLAKHFAQQTPKPIRDLYFVAFTAEEVGGYGSRYFTQTITPELVSAGINIEMIGKVSKFGEKSLFLTGFEKSTLGPLLQKALAGSVYQILPDPYPQLKLFYRSDNATLARAGIPAHTLSSVPLDTDTHYHQVTDEVSTLALDNMHQLITAIAKATHGLVQGLDTPSRISRK; via the coding sequence ATGACAAGCTCCAGTTTTGAACCCATCAGCCGCCTTTCTAGGGCGTGGTCGTACCGCCTATTGCTGATATGTGCCCTAATGGGCACGCTAAACGGCTACTGCCAACAAACCTCTTCTTCGCTTTCTCCCGAAATAGACCGGCAAGAAATGGAAACATTGTTGACATTTCTGGCGGCTGATGCGATGCGTGGGCGCGCTACCGGAAGCCCCGAGCTAGATCAGGCCGCGCAATATATCCACCAGTATTTCCAAGCGCAAGGCTTACAAGCCCATTTTCAATCTTTTGCCAAAATAGATAAAAATGCGCTACAGGCTCAGGTACTCATTGGCGATCGCAGCCTAGACGAAGAACGTTGGGCTTTGTTGTCTTCTTTTCCCGAAATGCGCTTTCAGGCAGCAGAAGCTTGCCTCACGATAATAGATGGAAATCTGACACAGGCCGAAGATACTTGGCTTACCTTTTGGCGGGAGTGCCTGGCGCAAAGCCAACATCCCGAAATGCATGTACAGGAGATAACGGCACCACAGCTAGTGGTGGTGGCGCCTCATCTGGCCGACTTTTTCCACAACATTATCAAAGCCGAAGTAAACGCCCAGTCGCTAGTGCCTAGCCCGCTAACGGCCTTATTGGTCGTATTGGCTACCCCTGTAGAGGCGCAAGAGCTATACTGCCAATTGAGCCAACCACAAGGGCTGCGCCTACACAATGTCATTGGGCGGCTAGAGGGGCAAGAGCCTGCTAAGGGAAGTGTGATCTTTTCGGCACATTATGACCATATCGGTATCTTACCGCCCAATGCGGCTGGCGACAGCATTGCCAACGGAGCCGATGATGATGCTTCGGGCGTGGTAGCGGTGATGTTGTTGGCAAAACATTTTGCCCAACAAACACCCAAACCCATACGAGACCTGTATTTTGTGGCCTTTACAGCCGAAGAGGTAGGAGGCTATGGCTCACGATATTTTACACAAACAATCACCCCTGAGTTGGTGAGTGCTGGCATCAATATCGAGATGATAGGAAAGGTATCAAAATTTGGTGAAAAATCACTGTTTTTGACAGGCTTCGAGAAATCTACCCTTGGGCCGCTTTTGCAAAAAGCCTTGGCAGGCAGTGTATATCAAATCTTGCCCGACCCTTATCCACAGCTCAAGCTTTTTTACCGCTCCGATAATGCTACGTTGGCCCGTGCCGGTATTCCAGCCCACACACTCTCCAGTGTCCCGCTTGATACAGACACACACTACCACCAAGTAACCGACGAGGTGTCTACCTTGGCGCTTGACAATATGCATCAGCTGATTACGGCCATTGCCAAGGCTACCCACGGCT
- the ruvC gene encoding crossover junction endodeoxyribonuclease RuvC: MSDTAIQEKIIMGIDPGTRVMGYGLIRVVPQRVELLQYGIIRLVKYTEQAQKLKKIYERISAIIEEYAPDEVALEAPFLGENIQVAIKLGRAQGVAMAAALARDIPITEYAPRKVKQSVTGNGNASKEQVAAMLPQLIYAPNLQKIELDATDAIGVALCHHFQANLPQTKNKGWSHFIQQNPDRIR; the protein is encoded by the coding sequence ATGAGCGATACAGCAATACAAGAGAAGATAATCATGGGCATTGACCCGGGAACACGTGTGATGGGCTATGGCCTGATTCGGGTAGTGCCCCAGCGGGTAGAGTTGCTACAGTACGGTATCATCCGGTTGGTCAAATATACCGAACAAGCCCAAAAACTAAAGAAGATATACGAACGCATTTCGGCCATTATCGAAGAATATGCCCCAGATGAAGTAGCGCTAGAAGCCCCTTTTTTGGGGGAGAATATCCAAGTAGCCATCAAGCTTGGCCGTGCGCAAGGGGTAGCAATGGCTGCCGCACTCGCCCGAGATATCCCCATTACGGAGTATGCCCCCCGCAAGGTCAAGCAGTCTGTAACTGGTAATGGCAATGCTTCTAAGGAGCAGGTAGCCGCAATGTTGCCTCAACTAATCTATGCGCCCAATCTCCAAAAAATAGAACTCGATGCGACCGATGCCATCGGCGTAGCACTTTGCCACCATTTTCAGGCCAACTTACCACAAACCAAAAACAAAGGATGGAGCCACTTCATCCAACAAAACCCTGACCGGATTCGCTAA
- a CDS encoding ABA4-like family protein — translation MTAPELVFTCFNTLALLMWLCLIIAPRWKITQYLSEHTTVPTLVGAAYAIIILLHIQVIGNADFSTLEGVKALTAHNSDWLVTAAWFHYLAFDLMVGILILRTAQAKEIGHSWIVPCLLTTFMLGPIGWLLFQLTMLMQGKASLQGDTSMVHS, via the coding sequence ATGACTGCTCCCGAATTGGTTTTTACTTGTTTTAATACGTTAGCACTATTGATGTGGCTCTGCCTTATAATAGCGCCCCGATGGAAGATTACCCAATACCTTAGCGAACACACTACAGTGCCTACCTTGGTAGGGGCTGCTTATGCGATTATTATATTGTTACACATACAAGTCATCGGGAATGCAGACTTCAGCACCCTCGAAGGCGTAAAAGCCCTCACCGCACACAACAGCGACTGGCTCGTAACGGCTGCATGGTTTCATTATCTGGCCTTTGACCTGATGGTAGGGATACTTATTTTGCGTACAGCCCAGGCCAAAGAAATAGGGCATAGCTGGATTGTTCCTTGTTTGTTGACCACCTTTATGCTTGGGCCTATCGGCTGGCTTTTGTTCCAACTAACAATGCTGATGCAAGGAAAAGCCTCGCTACAAGGGGATACATCAATGGTACACTCATAA
- a CDS encoding GAF domain-containing protein, translating to MREFFKNLKLHTKFQITIFLVSTSIQAIIAITSYYEGKRLLEERSFQLLISITDNKRQNIEQYFQNTEKELRTLAANPTVSEGLKAFVKGFQQIDAETDATDLFKMRPKLQRFYQQEFVPNLTYYSLNEQGEKAFMPTDKRQIILQYHYLANNPNPEGYKQRLVSLDESNSYAEAHTRFHPFLNAFQRNMEFVDVLLIDSKGNVVYSTAKHVDFATNLFKGPYQKSNLSKMVTRLLNQSKRDEVAFVDYEHYEPSYFRPSMFMGTAIYDGDEKIGVLALQLPTAPIQHIITNNQDWEGEGLATTGEVNLIGQDRKIRTNTRSILSNPLLYYTNIKNSGKTDSVTLERIKRLETTILLREAKGEAVIRALKGERGNILGRDFLGNQVLYVYAPIDVFNTRWAIQTEINAEEIFQSVYSFRNRLFIISAVILLVQAVLGFFLAQGLSKPMLKIRDDIKLLAIGVIPKPSKVIYKDELGEIDAALNDLIKNFESATLFAENIGKGNFDYQFKPISQEDTLGNALQNMKENLRDVAQQDYIRGWVSSGRALFGEILRKYNDDVAQLCQELIRNFVKYLEATHGAIFLFDDKSQQLEMISAYAYDRYKFFEKSILPGEGLVGQAFQEGESIYMLDLPEDYVEITSGLGSTPPASVLIIPIKNEEQTLGVIEVASLQPIETYQQEFAEAIAEAVAATFNTVRINDQTKSLLRDAQERSKQLHQAEIDLRDKIAELEDLQAAGRKREAELEQSRKELEAQNQRLKANEERLRLAQERQQIQESELQASLEAQRIQESELKATVMQLQAAQQEMKQKQMELERSKALLEQQNTKIKNNENVLKKAYLRAAELEGTLRKQLAEKEDEISRLKDLLEQQAQDKP from the coding sequence ATGAGAGAGTTTTTTAAGAACCTAAAACTACACACCAAGTTCCAGATTACGATATTCCTCGTATCGACTTCGATACAGGCCATTATCGCCATCACGAGCTACTACGAAGGAAAGCGCTTGCTCGAAGAGCGCTCCTTCCAACTCCTCATTAGTATTACCGACAACAAGCGCCAAAACATAGAGCAGTATTTTCAGAATACCGAAAAAGAACTGCGCACCCTTGCGGCCAACCCGACTGTTTCGGAAGGGCTGAAGGCCTTTGTCAAAGGATTTCAGCAAATTGATGCCGAAACAGATGCCACAGATTTGTTTAAGATGCGCCCCAAACTCCAGCGCTTCTATCAGCAGGAGTTTGTCCCTAACCTGACTTACTACAGCCTCAACGAACAAGGGGAAAAGGCTTTTATGCCTACCGATAAGCGGCAGATTATCCTGCAATATCACTACCTGGCCAACAACCCCAACCCCGAAGGCTACAAACAACGCCTCGTCAGCCTTGACGAAAGCAACAGCTATGCAGAGGCCCACACCCGGTTTCACCCATTTCTGAACGCCTTTCAGCGGAATATGGAGTTTGTGGATGTGCTATTGATTGATAGCAAGGGCAATGTGGTGTACTCTACGGCCAAACACGTTGATTTCGCCACCAACCTTTTCAAAGGACCTTATCAAAAATCGAACCTCAGCAAAATGGTTACTCGCTTGCTCAATCAGAGCAAACGCGATGAGGTGGCCTTTGTAGATTATGAACACTATGAGCCGTCTTATTTCCGCCCCTCCATGTTTATGGGAACTGCTATTTATGATGGTGACGAAAAAATAGGCGTATTGGCACTACAGCTGCCCACAGCCCCCATCCAGCACATCATTACCAACAACCAAGATTGGGAAGGAGAGGGGCTGGCTACGACGGGAGAGGTCAACCTGATCGGCCAAGACCGAAAGATACGCACCAATACCCGCTCGATATTGTCGAACCCACTATTGTATTATACCAATATCAAAAATTCGGGTAAAACTGACAGCGTTACCTTAGAGCGTATCAAGCGCCTCGAAACAACGATTCTCTTGCGCGAAGCCAAGGGCGAGGCTGTCATCAGGGCGCTCAAAGGAGAAAGGGGCAATATCCTAGGGCGGGACTTCCTAGGCAACCAAGTATTGTATGTTTATGCCCCTATTGATGTGTTCAATACACGGTGGGCAATACAGACCGAAATCAACGCAGAAGAGATTTTCCAATCAGTATATTCTTTCCGCAACCGCCTCTTTATCATTAGTGCTGTCATCTTATTGGTTCAGGCTGTCTTGGGCTTCTTTTTGGCGCAGGGTCTGTCTAAGCCAATGCTCAAGATACGCGACGACATCAAGCTTCTGGCCATCGGTGTGATTCCCAAACCCAGTAAGGTGATTTATAAGGATGAGTTGGGTGAAATTGATGCCGCACTCAATGACTTGATTAAGAACTTTGAGTCTGCTACGTTATTTGCTGAAAATATCGGTAAGGGTAATTTTGACTATCAGTTCAAACCCATCAGCCAAGAAGATACCCTCGGCAATGCCCTACAGAACATGAAAGAAAACCTGCGTGATGTAGCCCAACAAGACTATATACGGGGGTGGGTCAGCTCTGGACGGGCGCTTTTTGGAGAAATTTTGCGCAAGTATAACGACGATGTAGCGCAGCTCTGCCAAGAGCTAATCCGCAATTTTGTCAAATATCTCGAAGCCACACACGGAGCCATCTTCTTGTTTGATGATAAGAGCCAACAACTCGAAATGATCAGCGCCTATGCATATGACCGCTATAAATTCTTTGAGAAAAGCATTCTGCCCGGCGAAGGCCTGGTAGGGCAAGCCTTCCAAGAGGGTGAAAGCATTTATATGCTCGATTTGCCCGAAGACTATGTCGAAATTACCTCTGGCCTTGGCAGTACACCACCAGCCTCCGTACTGATTATCCCTATCAAAAACGAAGAGCAAACACTTGGGGTGATTGAAGTGGCCTCGCTCCAACCTATAGAAACCTACCAGCAGGAATTTGCAGAGGCAATCGCTGAGGCTGTGGCGGCTACCTTCAATACGGTACGCATCAATGACCAAACCAAGAGCCTCCTGAGGGATGCGCAAGAACGCAGTAAGCAGCTCCATCAAGCTGAAATTGATTTGCGTGATAAAATAGCCGAACTAGAAGACCTCCAAGCCGCCGGACGTAAGCGCGAAGCCGAGCTAGAGCAATCGCGCAAAGAACTTGAGGCGCAAAACCAACGCCTCAAAGCCAATGAAGAGCGCCTACGCCTAGCCCAAGAACGCCAACAAATACAAGAAAGCGAGCTACAGGCATCGCTCGAAGCGCAACGCATCCAAGAGTCGGAGCTGAAAGCCACCGTAATGCAGCTACAGGCCGCACAACAAGAAATGAAGCAAAAGCAGATGGAGCTCGAACGCTCCAAGGCCTTGCTCGAACAGCAAAATACAAAGATTAAAAACAACGAAAACGTCCTTAAGAAAGCCTACCTAAGGGCGGCAGAGCTAGAAGGCACGCTCCGCAAGCAGCTCGCCGAAAAAGAAGATGAAATCAGCCGCCTCAAAGACTTGCTCGAACAACAAGCCCAAGACAAACCCTAA
- the murA gene encoding UDP-N-acetylglucosamine 1-carboxyvinyltransferase, giving the protein MASIEVKGGKKLSGTIVPQGAKNEALQILCAVLLTDEPVTIHNIPNILDVNKLIELLGDLGVQVTRLDSEGSFRFQAKALNFDYLDSATYRQKAASLRGSVMMLGPMLGRFGRSRIPSPGGDKIGRRRLDTHFIGFQKLGAQFNYQPETHWYEVEARALKGTYMLLDEASVTGTANLIMAAVLAKGETTIYHAACEPYIQQLCLMLNRMGANISGIGSNLLKINGVDRLGGTEHTLLPDMIEVGSFIGLAAMTASELTIKNARIDQLGCIPYTFQRLGIAMEFRGDDIYIPAQDHYHLDTFIDGSILTVSDAPWPGFTPDLLSIVLVTAIQAKGTILVHQKMFESRLFFVDKLIDMGAQIILCDPHRATVIGLDKQIKLRGIRMTSPDIRAGVALLIAALSAEGTSVIDNVEQIDRGYQYIDQRLNALGAEIKRL; this is encoded by the coding sequence ATGGCTTCTATAGAAGTAAAAGGCGGCAAAAAACTTTCGGGCACTATCGTGCCACAAGGGGCAAAAAACGAAGCCCTACAAATCCTTTGTGCGGTATTGCTCACCGACGAGCCCGTAACGATACACAATATCCCCAATATCCTAGATGTCAACAAACTAATAGAGTTGTTGGGAGATTTAGGCGTACAAGTAACGCGCCTAGACTCAGAGGGGAGCTTCAGATTTCAAGCCAAGGCCCTCAACTTTGACTACCTCGACAGCGCCACCTACCGCCAAAAGGCAGCTTCGCTGCGCGGCTCAGTGATGATGTTAGGCCCTATGTTGGGGCGCTTTGGCCGCAGCCGTATCCCCAGCCCGGGAGGCGACAAAATAGGCCGCCGCCGCCTCGACACACACTTTATTGGCTTTCAGAAGTTGGGCGCTCAGTTCAATTACCAGCCCGAAACGCACTGGTATGAAGTAGAAGCCCGAGCGCTAAAAGGCACTTATATGCTCCTTGATGAGGCCTCCGTAACCGGAACGGCCAACTTGATTATGGCTGCCGTATTGGCCAAAGGCGAAACTACTATCTACCACGCAGCTTGTGAGCCATACATCCAGCAGCTCTGCTTGATGCTCAATCGGATGGGAGCCAATATCTCAGGAATAGGATCTAACTTACTGAAAATAAATGGAGTAGACCGCTTAGGTGGAACAGAACACACGCTCTTGCCCGATATGATAGAAGTCGGCTCCTTTATTGGGCTAGCAGCAATGACAGCCTCTGAGCTGACCATCAAAAACGCACGCATCGACCAACTAGGTTGTATTCCCTATACCTTCCAGCGATTGGGTATCGCGATGGAGTTTCGGGGCGATGATATTTATATCCCTGCCCAAGATCATTATCACCTCGATACCTTTATCGATGGTTCTATCCTGACGGTCTCCGACGCGCCTTGGCCGGGCTTTACGCCAGACCTGCTCAGCATTGTACTCGTAACGGCTATCCAAGCAAAAGGCACGATTTTGGTACATCAAAAGATGTTCGAGAGCCGCTTGTTTTTTGTGGATAAGCTCATTGACATGGGTGCGCAGATTATTCTCTGCGACCCACATAGGGCTACTGTCATCGGCCTAGATAAGCAAATCAAGCTCCGAGGCATTCGTATGACCTCGCCCGACATACGCGCCGGGGTGGCTCTGCTCATTGCCGCGCTTTCTGCCGAAGGCACCAGCGTCATTGATAACGTAGAGCAAATCGACAGGGGCTATCAATATATCGACCAGCGCCTCAATGCCCTCGGGGCAGAAATCAAACGCCTGTAA
- a CDS encoding DUF4290 domain-containing protein, with the protein MHNYHTEDEPILLREYGRSLQDLVKHIKTIEDRDKRTQQAHAWVTLVKQLIPQPTAKDVQEADVKIWDDLYMLAGYDLDIDSPYPMPDPAKVGRKPQPVPYNDSKVMFRHYGKGVEQLISQVNEAETPEEYLVALVSVARLMKNFYTTWNKDQVEADTILGHIEQIGKQPIRPGIAAFIKQEQLLEITIKDPSVKYSQPAQPTGKTTNKTFKRQYRNYKNKNK; encoded by the coding sequence ATGCACAACTACCATACAGAAGACGAGCCAATTCTCCTAAGAGAATACGGAAGGAGCTTGCAAGATCTTGTCAAGCACATCAAAACCATCGAAGACCGCGACAAACGCACCCAACAAGCCCACGCATGGGTAACTTTGGTAAAACAACTAATCCCACAACCGACAGCCAAAGATGTGCAAGAGGCTGATGTCAAAATATGGGATGACCTTTATATGTTGGCCGGCTACGACCTCGATATCGATAGCCCATACCCAATGCCTGACCCCGCCAAGGTAGGCCGAAAGCCCCAACCAGTGCCCTACAATGATAGCAAGGTGATGTTTAGGCATTATGGTAAGGGCGTAGAGCAGCTCATCAGCCAAGTAAATGAAGCCGAAACCCCCGAAGAATATCTCGTAGCCTTGGTATCAGTGGCTAGATTGATGAAAAACTTCTACACCACTTGGAATAAAGACCAAGTAGAAGCCGACACCATCCTAGGGCATATCGAACAAATAGGCAAACAGCCCATCAGACCCGGAATCGCTGCCTTTATCAAACAAGAGCAGCTGCTTGAAATTACCATCAAAGACCCTTCGGTGAAGTATAGCCAACCCGCCCAACCAACAGGCAAAACAACCAATAAGACCTTCAAGAGGCAGTATCGCAATTATAAAAACAAAAATAAATAA
- a CDS encoding regulatory protein RecX, whose translation MTQKEAFLKMCSFCAYQERTQQEVRDKLYALGGLSSDSIEEIIGMLITENFLNEERFAKIYAGSKFRVKQWGRIKIQKALEARGLSPYCVRLGLAEIDPEDYYQTLYDLAQKKWTSLDGEPPAQRKQKTWRFLAQKGYENTHIWEIIGEIAAQAAN comes from the coding sequence ATGACCCAAAAAGAAGCCTTCTTGAAAATGTGTAGCTTTTGTGCCTATCAAGAGCGCACCCAACAAGAAGTTCGTGATAAACTCTATGCCCTCGGCGGCCTGTCATCTGATAGTATAGAAGAAATTATCGGGATGTTGATTACCGAAAACTTTTTGAATGAAGAGCGATTTGCCAAAATCTATGCAGGAAGTAAGTTTAGGGTCAAACAATGGGGGCGAATCAAAATCCAAAAAGCACTCGAAGCACGCGGGCTTAGCCCCTACTGTGTACGCCTAGGGCTTGCAGAGATAGACCCCGAAGACTATTACCAAACCCTCTACGACTTGGCGCAAAAAAAATGGACATCGCTCGACGGAGAGCCGCCTGCCCAACGCAAACAAAAAACTTGGCGCTTTTTAGCGCAAAAAGGCTACGAAAATACCCATATTTGGGAAATTATCGGAGAGATTGCCGCCCAAGCCGCCAACTAA
- a CDS encoding SUMF1/EgtB/PvdO family nonheme iron enzyme, whose amino-acid sequence MGTLSAQPAAPSNMVRLYDSLFVDISEVANLHYLEYLSDIRRDSGEAYFLTQLPDSQFIAHPTGSLLEHPAYRFRPVIGLSYTQVLNFCRWRSAKATQIYNQRYAKGKQTYTLTYRLPTAQEWMVAAAGGLDPGLYPFGLTHIELVTGDTQPKTLINHKADRLKHFVLEDVYAGLPNPLGVFHAAGNVAEMLQEEGVAKGGSWWHRLEDCKLRHQQQYDRPQAWLGFRNVCIIRLNNP is encoded by the coding sequence TTGGGAACCTTATCAGCCCAGCCGGCGGCTCCCAGCAATATGGTTCGGCTTTATGACAGCCTCTTTGTCGATATCAGTGAGGTGGCCAATTTGCATTATCTGGAGTATTTGAGTGATATCAGGCGTGACTCGGGCGAGGCTTATTTTTTAACACAACTGCCCGACAGCCAATTTATTGCCCATCCTACAGGGAGTTTGTTGGAGCATCCGGCCTACCGCTTCCGCCCGGTGATTGGCCTGAGCTACACACAGGTGCTCAATTTTTGCCGTTGGCGCTCGGCCAAGGCTACACAGATTTACAACCAACGCTATGCCAAGGGCAAACAAACCTATACCCTGACCTACCGCCTGCCTACTGCGCAGGAGTGGATGGTGGCTGCTGCCGGTGGGCTTGACCCCGGCCTTTATCCTTTTGGGCTGACCCACATCGAGCTAGTTACTGGAGACACACAGCCAAAGACCCTCATCAACCACAAAGCCGACCGCCTCAAACATTTTGTTTTGGAGGATGTGTATGCTGGCTTGCCCAACCCCCTAGGGGTTTTCCATGCCGCAGGCAATGTGGCCGAGATGCTACAAGAAGAGGGTGTCGCCAAGGGGGGGAGTTGGTGGCACAGGCTTGAGGATTGTAAGCTGCGCCATCAACAACAATATGACAGACCACAGGCTTGGCTTGGGTTTCGGAATGTCTGTATTATACGCCTCAACAACCCCTAA
- a CDS encoding DUF1987 domain-containing protein, with protein MENIFVKETDTTPEISFNYQKGVLEIKGVSIPEDTEDFYRDLLDYLENYIKKPKSKQTTVSFKLIYINTSTSAILARIIKVLERLHSQRHPVAAKWYYEEGDDDMREIGNDFKAFTALPFTLVSCEEII; from the coding sequence ATGGAAAACATTTTTGTGAAAGAGACCGATACCACTCCTGAGATTAGCTTTAATTATCAAAAGGGAGTATTAGAAATCAAAGGGGTATCTATTCCGGAAGATACAGAAGACTTCTACCGTGATTTGCTCGATTATTTGGAGAATTATATCAAGAAGCCCAAGAGCAAACAAACTACGGTTTCTTTCAAGCTTATTTATATCAACACCAGTACATCAGCCATTTTGGCGCGTATCATCAAAGTTTTGGAGCGCCTTCATAGCCAACGACACCCTGTAGCGGCCAAGTGGTATTATGAGGAAGGAGACGATGACATGCGTGAGATTGGCAACGATTTCAAGGCCTTTACAGCTTTGCCCTTTACCTTGGTTTCTTGTGAAGAAATTATCTAA
- a CDS encoding bifunctional 3,4-dihydroxy-2-butanone-4-phosphate synthase/GTP cyclohydrolase II: protein MSEQKIALDTIEEAIEAIKRGEIIIVVDDEDRENEGDFICAAETVTPEMVNFMLKEGRGVLCAALTEERCQALNLDLMVGKNTDPNKTAFTVTVDLLGHGCTTGVSAHDRSKTLRALADPATKPTDLGRPGHINPLKARNGGVLRRTGHTEATVDFARLAGFNPVGVLIEVMNEDGSMARLPDLRKVADKFGLKLVSIEDLIAYRLKHESLIQREIGVQMPTEWGNFDLVAYRQRNTDDIHLALVKGSWEADEPVMVRVHSSCVTGDIFGSCRCDCGPQLHSAMEMVEKAGKGVVLYMNQEGRGIGLVNKLKAYKLQETGLDTVQANEALGFKMDARDYGVGAQILRDLGISKIQLISNNPKKRVGLIGYGLEIVEMIPLEIHPNPYNENYLRTKRDKMGHQILKNED from the coding sequence ATGAGCGAACAAAAAATAGCCCTCGATACTATCGAGGAGGCCATTGAGGCTATCAAAAGAGGGGAGATTATTATTGTGGTAGACGACGAAGACCGCGAGAACGAGGGGGATTTTATCTGCGCAGCAGAAACAGTAACCCCCGAAATGGTTAACTTTATGCTCAAAGAAGGGCGAGGAGTGCTTTGCGCCGCCCTGACCGAAGAGCGCTGTCAAGCGTTGAACCTCGACCTGATGGTCGGCAAGAATACAGACCCCAACAAAACAGCTTTTACCGTTACAGTAGACCTACTGGGGCACGGCTGCACCACAGGAGTATCGGCACACGACCGCTCCAAGACCTTACGCGCCCTTGCTGACCCTGCTACCAAGCCGACCGACCTAGGCCGCCCAGGCCATATCAACCCCCTAAAGGCGCGCAACGGCGGAGTATTGCGCCGAACAGGGCATACCGAAGCCACTGTAGACTTTGCGCGGCTGGCGGGATTCAACCCCGTAGGGGTGCTGATAGAGGTGATGAACGAGGACGGCTCGATGGCTCGCCTGCCTGACCTGCGCAAGGTAGCAGACAAGTTTGGCCTAAAGCTGGTTTCTATCGAAGACCTGATCGCCTACCGCCTCAAACACGAATCGCTCATACAGCGCGAAATAGGCGTACAAATGCCAACCGAATGGGGCAACTTTGACCTTGTAGCCTATCGACAGCGCAATACTGATGATATTCACCTCGCCCTTGTCAAAGGTAGCTGGGAGGCTGACGAGCCAGTGATGGTAAGGGTACACTCTTCGTGTGTTACGGGAGATATTTTCGGCTCTTGCCGCTGCGACTGCGGCCCACAGCTGCATAGCGCGATGGAAATGGTAGAAAAAGCCGGAAAGGGGGTTGTCCTTTATATGAACCAAGAGGGGCGCGGCATCGGGCTTGTCAACAAACTCAAAGCCTACAAGCTCCAAGAAACAGGACTGGATACCGTACAGGCCAACGAAGCCCTCGGCTTCAAAATGGATGCCCGTGATTATGGTGTAGGCGCACAGATTTTGCGCGACTTGGGCATCTCTAAGATTCAACTCATTTCTAATAATCCCAAGAAACGTGTGGGGCTGATTGGCTATGGACTCGAAATCGTGGAGATGATTCCGCTCGAAATTCATCCTAATCCCTACAATGAAAACTACCTGCGCACCAAACGCGATAAAATGGGGCATCAGATTTTAAAAAATGAGGACTAA